The following proteins come from a genomic window of Lycium ferocissimum isolate CSIRO_LF1 chromosome 4, AGI_CSIRO_Lferr_CH_V1, whole genome shotgun sequence:
- the LOC132051481 gene encoding protein FAR-RED IMPAIRED RESPONSE 1 isoform X2: MVDHGDVAQSSVQLTGDMVDAADNRDGGVARSPKRSITGAEENAADFVPRDGIEFESHEAAYGFYQEYAKSMGFTTSIKNSRRSKKSKEFIDAKFACSRYGVTPESDTGSSRRPSVKKTDCKASMHVKRKRDGKWYIHEFIKDHNHELLPALAYHFRIHRNVKLAEKNNIDILHAVSERTRKMYVEMSRQCGGSQEVGLLTNDLNYQVDKGRCLSLEEGDAQVMLEYFMHVQKENPYFFYAIDLNEDQRLRNLFWIDAKSRKDYVSFSDVVFLDTSYMKSNEKMPFALFIGVNHHCQPMLLGCALVADETKPTFVWLLKTWLRAVGGQAPKVIITDEDRSLKAAIEEVFPCSRHCFTLWHVLERIPEILAHVVKQNENFMGKFSKCIFKSVTDEQFDLRWWKMVSRFELQENEWIHTLYEDRKKWVPAYMRGIFMAGMSTAQRSESISSFFDKYIHKKLSLKEFMRQYGMILQNRYEEEAVADFDTLHKQPALKSPSPWEKQMSTIYTHAIFKKFQVEVLGVVGCHPKTEAENGENVTFRVDDCEKDENFMVTWNEGRSDVSCSCLLFEYKGFLCRHAMIVLQMCGLSSIPSQYILKRWTKDAKNKQLMSDGTERTQTRVQRYNDLCRRAIELGEEGSLSEQSYAIAFRVLDEALKNCVNVNNTSSALTECSSSAVGLRDLEEDTQGIHATKTTRKKNTNKKRKVHSEPEAAIVQAQDSLQQMDNLVVGGMTLNGYYGTQQNVQGLLNLMEPPHDGYYVNQQNMQGLGQLNTIAPGHDGFFGSQQSIPGLGHLDFRQPSFTYGLQDEPSLRGAQLHGNNARHV; encoded by the exons ATGGTTGATCATGGAGATGTCGCGCAAAGTAGTGTTCAATTGACTGGTGATATGGTTGATGCTGCAGACAACAGGGATGGTGGAGTTGCTCGTTCTCCTAAGAGAAGCATTACTGGAGCTGAAGAAAATGCAGCAGATTTTGTGCCACGTGATGGGATCGAATTTGAGTCCCATGAAGCTGCGTATGGATTCTACCAAGAGTATGCCAAGTCCATGGGATTCACAACCTCAATTAAGAACAGCCGTCGctcaaagaaatcaaaagaatttATTGATGCTAAATTTGCATGTTCTAGATATGGTGTGACTCCAGAATCAGATACTGGCAGTAGTAGACGTCCTAGTGTCAAAAAGACCGATTGCAAAGCAAGCATGCATGTTAAGAGAAAGCGAGATGGAAAATGGTATATCCACGAGTTTATAAAGGACCATAATCATGAGCTTTTACCAGCCTTGGCTTATCATTTCCGAATCCACAGGAATGTTAAACTTGCTGAGAAAAATAACATTGATATTCTTCATGCTGTTAGTGAACGAACGAGAAAGATGTATGTTGAGATGTCTAGACAATGTGGTGGAAGCCAAGAAGTTGGCCTGCTGACTAACGATTTAAATTACCAGGTTGATAAAGGACGGTGCTTGTCATTAGAAGAGGGAGATGCACAAGTTATGCTCGAGTATTTCATGCATGTACAGAAAGAGAATCCATATTTCTTTTATGCAATTGATCTCAATGAAGATCAACGCTTAAGGAACTTATTCTGGATTGATGCCAAAAGTAGGAAAGACTATGTCAGCTTTAGTGATGTGGTTTTCCTTGATACCAGCTATATGAAAAGCAATGAGAAGATGCCGTTTGCTCTTTTTATTGGGGTAAATCATCATTGTCAACCTATGTTGCTTGGATGTGCACTTGTAGCAGATGAGACCAAACCAACATTTGTGTGGTTGTTGAAGACGTGGCTTAGAGCGGTGGGTGGGCAGGCTCCGAAAGTGATAATCACGGATGAAGATAGGTCACTCAAAGCAGCAATTGAAGAAGTTTTCCCATGTTCACGTCACTGCTTTACGCTTTGGCATGTGCTTGAAAGAATCCCGGAAATACTTGCTCATGTCGTAAAACAGAACGAGAATTTCATGGGAAAATTCAGCAAGTGTATATTTAAGTCAGTAACTGATGAACAATTTGATTTAAGATGGTGGAAGATGGTCAGCAGATTTGAACTGCAAGAGAATGAATGGATTCATACTCTGTATGAAGACCGCAAAAAGTGGGTTCCAGCTTACATGAGAGGCATTTTTATGGCTGGAATGTCAACAGCTCAACGATCGGAGAGTATAAGCTCCTTCTTTGACAAGTACATTCATAAGAAGCTCAGTCTCAAAGAGTTTATGAGACAATATGGAATGATTTTGCAAAATAGATATGAAGAGGAAGCAGTAGCGGACTTTGATACATTGCACAAACAACCAGCTTTAAAGTCACCTTCGCCTTGGGAAAAGCAGATGTCAACAATTTATACACATGCAatatttaagaaatttcaagttgAAGTATTGGGTGTAGTTGGGTGCCACCCAAAGACGGAGGCTGAAAATGGGGAAAATGTAACTTTTAGAGTTGATGACTGCGAGAAGGATGAAAATTTTATGGTCACATGGAATGAGGGACGATCAGATGTTTCTTGTTCGTGCCTTCTATTTGAATACAAAGGTTTCCTCTGTAGGCATGCAATGATTGTTCTTCAGATGTGTGGTCTTTCAAGCATCCCATCCCAATATATTTTGAAGAGGTGGACCAAAGATGCGAAGAATAAACAGTTGATGTCTGATGGGACAGAAAGAACTCAAACCAGGGTACAAAGATACAACGATCTATGTAGAAGGGCAATTGAACTGGGTGAAGAGGGTTCTTTATCTGAGCAGAGTTACGCCATTGCCTTCCGTGTCCTCGATGAAGCTCTAAAGAACTGTGTGAATGTTAACAATACAAGTTCTGCATTAACAGAATGCAGCAGCAGTGCTGTGGGACTTCGTGATCTTGAAGAAGATACTCAGGGGATTCATGCTACCAAAACAACTAGGAAGAAAAATACAAACAAGAAGCGGAAG GTGCACTCTGAACCAGAAGCTGCAATAGTTCAAGCTCAAGACAGCTTGCAACAAATG gataatcttgttgtgggtggAATGACGTTGAATGGCTATTATGGCACACAGCAGAATGTGCAGGGACTG TTGAATTTGATGGAACCTCCCCATGATGGCTATTATGTTAACCAACAGAATATGCAGGGACTG GGACAACTCAATACGATTGCACCTGGCCATGATGGGTTTTTCGGGTCTCAACAAAGCATTCCAGGACTA GGGCATTTGGATTTTAGGCAGCCGAGTTTCACATATGGTTTGCAG GATGAGCCTAGTCTAAGAGGTGCTCAGCTGCATGGAAACAATGCTAGACATGTATGA
- the LOC132051481 gene encoding protein FAR-RED IMPAIRED RESPONSE 1 isoform X1 yields the protein MVDHGDVAQSSVQLTGDMVDAADNRDGGVARSPKRSITGAEENAADFVPRDGIEFESHEAAYGFYQEYAKSMGFTTSIKNSRRSKKSKEFIDAKFACSRYGVTPESDTGSSRRPSVKKTDCKASMHVKRKRDGKWYIHEFIKDHNHELLPALAYHFRIHRNVKLAEKNNIDILHAVSERTRKMYVEMSRQCGGSQEVGLLTNDLNYQVDKGRCLSLEEGDAQVMLEYFMHVQKENPYFFYAIDLNEDQRLRNLFWIDAKSRKDYVSFSDVVFLDTSYMKSNEKMPFALFIGVNHHCQPMLLGCALVADETKPTFVWLLKTWLRAVGGQAPKVIITDEDRSLKAAIEEVFPCSRHCFTLWHVLERIPEILAHVVKQNENFMGKFSKCIFKSVTDEQFDLRWWKMVSRFELQENEWIHTLYEDRKKWVPAYMRGIFMAGMSTAQRSESISSFFDKYIHKKLSLKEFMRQYGMILQNRYEEEAVADFDTLHKQPALKSPSPWEKQMSTIYTHAIFKKFQVEVLGVVGCHPKTEAENGENVTFRVDDCEKDENFMVTWNEGRSDVSCSCLLFEYKGFLCRHAMIVLQMCGLSSIPSQYILKRWTKDAKNKQLMSDGTERTQTRVQRYNDLCRRAIELGEEGSLSEQSYAIAFRVLDEALKNCVNVNNTSSALTECSSSAVGLRDLEEDTQGIHATKTTRKKNTNKKRKVHSEPEAAIVQAQDSLQQMDNLVVGGMTLNGYYGTQQNVQGLIQLNLMEPPHDGYYVNQQNMQGLGQLNTIAPGHDGFFGSQQSIPGLGHLDFRQPSFTYGLQDEPSLRGAQLHGNNARHV from the exons ATGGTTGATCATGGAGATGTCGCGCAAAGTAGTGTTCAATTGACTGGTGATATGGTTGATGCTGCAGACAACAGGGATGGTGGAGTTGCTCGTTCTCCTAAGAGAAGCATTACTGGAGCTGAAGAAAATGCAGCAGATTTTGTGCCACGTGATGGGATCGAATTTGAGTCCCATGAAGCTGCGTATGGATTCTACCAAGAGTATGCCAAGTCCATGGGATTCACAACCTCAATTAAGAACAGCCGTCGctcaaagaaatcaaaagaatttATTGATGCTAAATTTGCATGTTCTAGATATGGTGTGACTCCAGAATCAGATACTGGCAGTAGTAGACGTCCTAGTGTCAAAAAGACCGATTGCAAAGCAAGCATGCATGTTAAGAGAAAGCGAGATGGAAAATGGTATATCCACGAGTTTATAAAGGACCATAATCATGAGCTTTTACCAGCCTTGGCTTATCATTTCCGAATCCACAGGAATGTTAAACTTGCTGAGAAAAATAACATTGATATTCTTCATGCTGTTAGTGAACGAACGAGAAAGATGTATGTTGAGATGTCTAGACAATGTGGTGGAAGCCAAGAAGTTGGCCTGCTGACTAACGATTTAAATTACCAGGTTGATAAAGGACGGTGCTTGTCATTAGAAGAGGGAGATGCACAAGTTATGCTCGAGTATTTCATGCATGTACAGAAAGAGAATCCATATTTCTTTTATGCAATTGATCTCAATGAAGATCAACGCTTAAGGAACTTATTCTGGATTGATGCCAAAAGTAGGAAAGACTATGTCAGCTTTAGTGATGTGGTTTTCCTTGATACCAGCTATATGAAAAGCAATGAGAAGATGCCGTTTGCTCTTTTTATTGGGGTAAATCATCATTGTCAACCTATGTTGCTTGGATGTGCACTTGTAGCAGATGAGACCAAACCAACATTTGTGTGGTTGTTGAAGACGTGGCTTAGAGCGGTGGGTGGGCAGGCTCCGAAAGTGATAATCACGGATGAAGATAGGTCACTCAAAGCAGCAATTGAAGAAGTTTTCCCATGTTCACGTCACTGCTTTACGCTTTGGCATGTGCTTGAAAGAATCCCGGAAATACTTGCTCATGTCGTAAAACAGAACGAGAATTTCATGGGAAAATTCAGCAAGTGTATATTTAAGTCAGTAACTGATGAACAATTTGATTTAAGATGGTGGAAGATGGTCAGCAGATTTGAACTGCAAGAGAATGAATGGATTCATACTCTGTATGAAGACCGCAAAAAGTGGGTTCCAGCTTACATGAGAGGCATTTTTATGGCTGGAATGTCAACAGCTCAACGATCGGAGAGTATAAGCTCCTTCTTTGACAAGTACATTCATAAGAAGCTCAGTCTCAAAGAGTTTATGAGACAATATGGAATGATTTTGCAAAATAGATATGAAGAGGAAGCAGTAGCGGACTTTGATACATTGCACAAACAACCAGCTTTAAAGTCACCTTCGCCTTGGGAAAAGCAGATGTCAACAATTTATACACATGCAatatttaagaaatttcaagttgAAGTATTGGGTGTAGTTGGGTGCCACCCAAAGACGGAGGCTGAAAATGGGGAAAATGTAACTTTTAGAGTTGATGACTGCGAGAAGGATGAAAATTTTATGGTCACATGGAATGAGGGACGATCAGATGTTTCTTGTTCGTGCCTTCTATTTGAATACAAAGGTTTCCTCTGTAGGCATGCAATGATTGTTCTTCAGATGTGTGGTCTTTCAAGCATCCCATCCCAATATATTTTGAAGAGGTGGACCAAAGATGCGAAGAATAAACAGTTGATGTCTGATGGGACAGAAAGAACTCAAACCAGGGTACAAAGATACAACGATCTATGTAGAAGGGCAATTGAACTGGGTGAAGAGGGTTCTTTATCTGAGCAGAGTTACGCCATTGCCTTCCGTGTCCTCGATGAAGCTCTAAAGAACTGTGTGAATGTTAACAATACAAGTTCTGCATTAACAGAATGCAGCAGCAGTGCTGTGGGACTTCGTGATCTTGAAGAAGATACTCAGGGGATTCATGCTACCAAAACAACTAGGAAGAAAAATACAAACAAGAAGCGGAAG GTGCACTCTGAACCAGAAGCTGCAATAGTTCAAGCTCAAGACAGCTTGCAACAAATG gataatcttgttgtgggtggAATGACGTTGAATGGCTATTATGGCACACAGCAGAATGTGCAGGGACTG ATACAGTTGAATTTGATGGAACCTCCCCATGATGGCTATTATGTTAACCAACAGAATATGCAGGGACTG GGACAACTCAATACGATTGCACCTGGCCATGATGGGTTTTTCGGGTCTCAACAAAGCATTCCAGGACTA GGGCATTTGGATTTTAGGCAGCCGAGTTTCACATATGGTTTGCAG GATGAGCCTAGTCTAAGAGGTGCTCAGCTGCATGGAAACAATGCTAGACATGTATGA
- the LOC132051482 gene encoding 1-acyl-sn-glycerol-3-phosphate acyltransferase 2, with protein MAIAAAAVIVPLGVLFFISGLVINLIQATCFVLVRPISKSRYRRINRILAELLWLELVWIVDWWAGVKIKVYADPETFNLMGKEHALVIANHRSDIDWLVGWILAQRSGCLGSSLAVMKKSSKLLPVIGWSMWFSEYLFLERSWAKDERTLKSGLQRLSDYPLPFWLALFVEGTRFTQAKLLAAQEYAASAGLPVPRNVLIPRTKGFVTAVSHMRSFVPAIYDATICIPKSSHAPTMLRLFKGQPSVVHVHLQRHEMKDLPENDDAIAQWCRDIFVAKDKLLDKHIAEDTFGEEKLQDIGRPVKSLVVVASWSCILILGTIKFLQATALLSSWKGIAISAALMAVITVLMQILINFSKSERSTAAKVAPAKEKNVNQPTGNGQDKTN; from the exons ATGGCGATTGCAGCTGCAGCTGTTATCGTTCCTTTGGGTgttcttttcttcatttctggTCTTGTCATTAATCTTATTCAG GCTACTTGCTTTGTCCTTGTACGGCCAATTTCGAAGAGCAGATACAGGAGGATTAATAGAATCCTTGCAGAGCTCTTATGGCTGGAACTTGTGTGGATAGTTGATTGGTGGGCAGGTGTAAAG ATTAAAGTGTACGCGGACCCAGAAACATTTAATCTAATGG GTAAAGAACATGCTCTTGTCATCGCTAATCACAGAAGTGACATAGATTGGCTTGTTGGTTGGATCTTAGCTCAG CGATCTGGTTGCCTTGGTAGCTCATTAGCTGTAATgaagaaatcatcaaaactcCTTCCA GTAATTGGTTGGTCCATGTGGTTCTCTGAGTATCTTTTCCTTGAAAGAAGCTGGGCCAAGGATGAAAGAACATTGAAG TCAGGTCTTCAACGGCTAAGTGATTACCCTTTGCCGTTCTGGCTGGCACTTTTTGTTGAAGGCACCCGCTTTACACAAGCCAAGCTTTTGGCTGCTCAAGAATATGCTGCTTCAGCAGGGTTACCTGTTCCAAGGAATGTTTTGATTCCTCGTACTAAG GGTTTTGTTACTGCAGTAAGTCATATGCGCTCATTTGTTCCAGCTATTTATGATGCAACAATATGCATCCCCAAAAGTTCACATGCACCTACAATGCTGAGACTCTTCAAGGGGCAGCCTTCTGTG GTGCACGTGCACCTCCAGCGGCATGAGATGAAGGATCTGCCTGAAAATGATGATGCCATTGCGCAATGGTGTAGAGATATCTTTGTGGCCAAG GACAAGTTATTGGACAAACATATTGCTGAAGACACTTTTGGAGAAGAAAAGCTTCAAGACATAGGCCGCCCAGTGAAATCCCTTGTG GTAGTCGCATCTTGGTCATGCATTCTTATCTTAGGAACCATAAAATTTTTACAAGCAACTGCTTTATTGTCGTCGTGGAAGGGTATTGCAATTTCAGCTGCTCTCATGGCCGTTATTACAGTTCTTATGCAAATTTTGATTAATTTCTCCAAGTCAGAACGCTCTACAGCTGCCAAGGTTGCACCAGCAAAGGAAAAGAACGTGAATCAGCCTACAGGGAATGGGCAGGACAAAACGAACTAA